The following proteins are co-located in the Haloplanus sp. HW8-1 genome:
- a CDS encoding DUF5820 family protein, translating to MTFESLPDGWTVWHEEAGGRAILAYRPDVFDTDAFPAPCLPTIYLSPGSPRRRPGAVTEDGWTVTLYLEPEVEARVATAASRDDAVTTAVTIARAFTAGEIDYRGAYQVPREAYFDRLDELLGREA from the coding sequence ATGACCTTCGAATCACTCCCCGACGGGTGGACGGTCTGGCACGAGGAGGCGGGCGGACGGGCGATCCTGGCGTACCGCCCGGACGTGTTCGACACCGACGCCTTCCCCGCGCCCTGCCTGCCGACGATCTATCTCTCGCCGGGATCGCCCCGCCGTCGTCCCGGTGCAGTCACGGAGGACGGGTGGACCGTCACGCTGTATCTCGAACCCGAGGTCGAGGCGCGCGTGGCGACGGCAGCGAGCCGCGACGACGCCGTCACGACGGCCGTCACGATCGCCCGGGCCTTCACAGCCGGCGAGATCGACTACCGCGGCGCCTATCAGGTGCCACGCGAGGCGTACTTCGATCGCCTCGACGAACTGCTCGGTCGCGAGGCTTAA
- a CDS encoding PrkA family serine protein kinase, with the protein MTKETLEDLSQHYKESVPADLREAKAFDWYLDEVYDDPRIARNAHQRVADMFDYYGTEYDEDAGVVEYLMASEDPLHDGENTFYGREVHESIHEFVNKVKSGARGLGPEKRIKLLLGPVGSGKSHFDWMVRRYFEDYTLNDDGRMYTFQWVNLGDIVRDQDPADDTVLSPMNQDPLVLLPQEQRDRVLERLNGALDAPYTIRNEQSLDPASEFYMDRLLAHYDDDLKAVLDNHVEIVRLVASENKRQCIETFEPKDKKNQDETELTGDVNYSKIAIYGESDPRAFDYSGAFCNANRGLFSGEELLKLQREFLYDFLHASQEQTIKPKNNPRIDIDQVIVGRTNMPEYREKKGDEKMEAFNDRTKRIDFPYVLEYSEEAEIYRKMLRNADVPDMHIEPHVMEMAGLFGVLTRITEPNGENVTLVQKAKAYNGEIDETDDIDVKKLREEGEGNADIAEGMDGVSARFIGDEIAEAIMDATHRGRSYLSPLSVFTHFERNLENHGSIPEENVDRYHRYLELVREEYKERAIEDVRHALAYDVDEIRRQGEKYMDHVMAYIDDATVTDELTGREQEPDETFLRSVEEKLEIPSDRKDDFRQEVSNWVSRRAREGEGFDPQDNDRLRRALERKLWEDKKHNINFSALVSANELDDDERSAWIDALIEQDYSREGATEVLEFAGAEVAKSELEG; encoded by the coding sequence ATGACGAAGGAAACCCTCGAAGACCTCAGCCAGCACTACAAGGAATCGGTTCCCGCGGACCTCCGCGAAGCGAAGGCGTTCGACTGGTATCTGGACGAGGTGTACGACGACCCGCGGATCGCCCGTAACGCTCACCAGCGCGTCGCCGACATGTTCGACTACTACGGCACGGAGTACGACGAGGATGCCGGCGTCGTGGAGTATCTCATGGCTTCGGAGGACCCGTTACACGACGGGGAGAACACCTTCTACGGCCGCGAGGTCCACGAGTCGATCCACGAGTTCGTCAACAAGGTGAAAAGCGGTGCCCGGGGACTCGGCCCGGAGAAACGTATCAAACTGTTGCTCGGACCAGTCGGCTCCGGGAAGTCGCATTTCGACTGGATGGTCCGTCGGTACTTCGAGGACTACACCCTGAACGACGACGGCCGGATGTACACCTTCCAGTGGGTGAATCTCGGCGACATCGTCCGCGATCAGGATCCCGCGGACGACACGGTCCTCTCGCCGATGAACCAGGATCCCCTCGTGCTTCTCCCCCAGGAGCAGCGCGACCGGGTACTCGAACGGCTGAACGGTGCCCTCGATGCGCCGTATACGATCCGCAACGAGCAGTCGCTCGACCCTGCAAGCGAGTTCTACATGGACCGCCTGCTGGCCCACTACGACGACGACCTGAAGGCGGTGCTGGACAACCACGTCGAAATCGTCCGACTCGTCGCCTCCGAGAACAAGCGCCAGTGCATCGAGACGTTCGAGCCCAAGGACAAGAAGAATCAGGACGAGACGGAGTTGACCGGCGACGTCAACTACTCGAAAATTGCCATCTACGGCGAGAGCGATCCGCGGGCGTTCGACTACTCCGGGGCGTTCTGCAACGCCAACCGCGGGCTGTTCAGCGGTGAGGAGTTACTGAAACTCCAGCGGGAGTTCCTCTATGACTTCCTGCACGCCTCCCAGGAACAGACGATCAAGCCCAAAAACAACCCCCGGATCGACATCGACCAGGTGATCGTCGGCCGCACGAACATGCCCGAGTACCGGGAGAAGAAAGGCGACGAAAAGATGGAGGCGTTCAACGATCGCACCAAGCGCATCGACTTCCCGTACGTCCTGGAGTACAGCGAGGAGGCCGAAATCTACCGGAAGATGCTCCGAAACGCGGACGTACCGGACATGCACATCGAACCCCACGTCATGGAGATGGCGGGACTGTTCGGCGTCCTCACCCGCATCACGGAGCCCAACGGCGAGAACGTCACGCTCGTCCAGAAGGCCAAGGCCTACAACGGGGAGATCGACGAGACCGACGACATCGACGTGAAGAAACTGCGCGAGGAGGGCGAGGGGAACGCCGACATCGCGGAGGGGATGGACGGCGTCTCCGCCCGCTTCATCGGCGACGAAATCGCGGAGGCGATCATGGACGCCACCCACCGCGGCCGCTCGTACCTGTCGCCGCTCTCGGTGTTCACTCACTTCGAACGCAACCTCGAGAACCACGGATCGATCCCGGAAGAGAACGTGGATCGCTACCACCGGTATCTCGAACTCGTCCGCGAGGAGTACAAGGAGCGCGCCATCGAGGACGTACGCCATGCGCTGGCCTACGACGTGGACGAGATCCGCCGGCAGGGCGAGAAGTACATGGACCACGTCATGGCGTACATCGACGACGCCACGGTGACGGACGAACTCACCGGCCGGGAGCAGGAACCCGACGAGACGTTCCTCCGCTCCGTCGAGGAGAAATTGGAGATCCCGAGCGACCGAAAGGACGACTTCCGTCAGGAGGTGTCGAACTGGGTAAGCCGCCGTGCCCGCGAGGGCGAGGGGTTCGACCCGCAGGACAACGACCGCCTGCGCCGCGCGCTGGAGCGCAAACTCTGGGAGGACAAGAAACACAACATCAACTTCTCGGCGCTGGTGTCGGCGAACGAACTCGACGACGACGAGCGGAGCGCCTGGATCGACGCGTTGATCGAGCAGGACTACTCCCGTGAAGGGGCCACCGAAGTTCTGGAGTTCGCCGGCGCGGAGGTCGCAAAGAGCGAACTGGAAGGATGA
- a CDS encoding PrkA family serine protein kinase has translation MTDDYIRAGDEALAGAYEEPMSLAEYVEAAMARPSIASHAPKYLLEAIESMGTRAVVEEGEERERYRFFDDPANDGEHAVLGNTETLNGFVDDLRTIAADRGKSEKIIWFDGPTATGKSELKRCLINGLREYSKTEAGRRFTVEWNVASATDERGLSYGDELDREDDWYESPVQSHPLSVFPPAVRESILDDLGEAGHVPTRVDADLDPFCREAYDHLEERYRRAGGTSLFSSITDPRHLRVKNYVVDVGRGIGVLHSEDDGSPKERLVGSWMPGMLRELDSRGRKNPQAFSYDGVLSQGNGLLTIVEDASQHADLLRKLLNVPDEGRVKLDKGIGMDIDTQLLIISNPDLDVELDKYADRNGRDPLKALKRRLDKHEFGYLTNLSLEAELIRRELTNETAVWEAEGYADLDSRVREGLSLSMRDGAGGVVERELAPHAVEAAALYSVVTRLDGEDVPGNRSLVEKALLFDQGYLQEGDERIDADEFEFDGDDGSHGIPVTYTRDVIADLLQTDADRHHADLPVERVVMPDDIVDAMADGLSGAPVFSRAEAAEYENRLAVVKSYVFDRQEADVLDALLAETGVDEGTVAEYVEHVFAWANGEQVATDRGAADPDPLLMKVFETEHLGRFGPGAYDGGEPADRVETFRREKVITAINRYAWENRDEDFAIENVDVTDIPVIRAVLDAHDWSDVKRLFDGFDPGQWTDPPSDTETERLKEQTLDHLESHGYSAASAELTGRKVMREVSYRWD, from the coding sequence ATGACGGACGACTACATCCGCGCGGGCGACGAGGCGCTCGCCGGCGCCTACGAGGAGCCGATGAGTCTCGCCGAGTACGTCGAGGCGGCGATGGCCCGACCGTCCATCGCCTCCCACGCGCCGAAGTATCTCCTCGAAGCCATCGAGTCGATGGGGACGCGTGCGGTGGTCGAAGAGGGCGAGGAGCGGGAGCGCTACCGCTTTTTCGACGACCCGGCCAACGACGGCGAACACGCCGTCCTCGGGAACACCGAGACCCTGAACGGGTTCGTCGACGACCTCCGGACCATCGCCGCCGACCGCGGCAAAAGCGAGAAGATCATCTGGTTCGACGGGCCGACCGCGACGGGGAAATCGGAGCTCAAGCGGTGTCTGATCAACGGTCTCCGAGAGTACTCCAAGACCGAGGCCGGGCGGCGGTTCACCGTCGAGTGGAACGTCGCCAGCGCCACCGACGAGCGGGGGTTGAGTTACGGCGACGAGCTCGACCGCGAGGACGACTGGTACGAGAGCCCCGTCCAGTCCCACCCGCTGTCGGTGTTTCCGCCGGCCGTCCGCGAGTCGATCCTCGACGACCTCGGCGAGGCGGGACACGTGCCGACGCGGGTGGATGCCGACCTCGATCCGTTCTGCCGTGAGGCCTACGACCATCTGGAGGAACGATACCGTCGCGCGGGCGGCACCAGCCTGTTCTCCTCGATCACCGACCCTCGCCACCTCCGGGTGAAAAACTACGTCGTCGACGTGGGACGCGGGATCGGTGTCCTCCACTCCGAGGACGACGGCTCGCCGAAAGAGCGGCTGGTCGGCTCGTGGATGCCAGGGATGCTTCGCGAACTCGACTCGCGGGGACGGAAGAACCCGCAGGCGTTCTCGTACGACGGCGTCCTCTCCCAGGGCAACGGCCTGCTGACGATCGTCGAGGACGCCTCCCAGCACGCCGACCTCCTCCGAAAACTGTTGAACGTCCCCGACGAGGGTCGGGTGAAACTCGACAAGGGGATCGGGATGGACATCGACACGCAGTTGCTCATCATCTCGAACCCCGACCTCGACGTCGAACTCGACAAGTACGCCGATCGCAACGGGCGCGATCCGCTGAAGGCGCTGAAGCGCCGTCTCGACAAACACGAGTTCGGCTATCTCACCAACCTCTCGCTGGAAGCGGAGCTGATTCGACGGGAACTGACGAACGAGACGGCCGTCTGGGAGGCCGAGGGGTACGCCGACCTCGACTCGCGGGTACGGGAAGGGTTGTCGCTGTCGATGCGCGACGGGGCGGGTGGGGTCGTCGAGCGGGAACTCGCCCCCCACGCCGTCGAGGCGGCGGCACTGTACAGCGTGGTCACCCGGTTGGATGGCGAGGACGTGCCCGGCAACCGAAGCCTCGTCGAGAAGGCGCTGCTTTTCGATCAGGGCTACCTCCAAGAGGGTGACGAACGGATCGACGCCGACGAGTTCGAGTTCGACGGCGACGACGGGAGTCACGGGATCCCGGTCACGTACACGCGTGACGTGATCGCCGACCTGCTCCAGACCGACGCCGACCGGCACCACGCCGACCTGCCGGTCGAGCGGGTCGTCATGCCGGACGACATCGTGGACGCGATGGCCGACGGGCTGAGCGGCGCCCCCGTCTTCTCGCGGGCCGAGGCGGCCGAATACGAGAACCGGCTCGCGGTCGTGAAAAGCTACGTCTTCGACCGACAGGAGGCGGACGTCCTCGACGCGCTGCTGGCCGAAACGGGCGTCGACGAGGGAACCGTCGCGGAGTACGTCGAACACGTCTTCGCGTGGGCGAACGGCGAGCAGGTTGCGACCGACCGAGGGGCGGCCGATCCCGATCCGTTGCTGATGAAGGTGTTCGAGACCGAGCATCTCGGCCGGTTCGGCCCCGGCGCGTACGACGGCGGGGAACCGGCCGACCGCGTCGAGACGTTCCGCCGCGAGAAGGTCATCACGGCCATCAACCGTTACGCCTGGGAGAACCGCGACGAGGACTTCGCCATCGAGAACGTCGACGTGACGGACATCCCGGTCATCCGGGCGGTGCTCGACGCCCACGACTGGAGCGATGTGAAGCGGCTGTTCGACGGGTTCGATCCGGGCCAGTGGACGGACCCGCCGTCCGATACGGAGACCGAGCGGCTCAAAGAGCAGACGCTCGACCACCTCGAATCGCACGGCTACTCGGCGGCGTCGGCGGAGCTGACCGGGCGCAAAGTGATGCGGGAGGTGAGCTACCGATGGGACTGA
- a CDS encoding YeaH/YhbH family protein yields MGLREDLDRFREVGERRREDLKEFIRYGDLGGSGPDSIRVRIKVVDLPEFAYDPRDRGGVGQGQDGTPDVGQPVGQPQPADDEDGDEDGDPGEDGADHEYYEMDPEEFAEELDEELGLDLEPKGKEVVEEVEGDFTELTRAGPNSTLDFERLFKQGLKRKLAMDFDEEFVREAMRVAGATPGEVFRWCREENVLVSRAWIEDQWDSIPDEERGRWESFEAMAERVERTTTLERIRREGLREVPFRREDERYRHPEVIEETEKNVVVVNIRDVSGSMREQKRELVERTFTPLDWYLTGKYDRAEFVYIAHDAEAWEVDREDFFGIRSGGGTRISAAYDLAAEILNERYPWTEWNRYVFAAGDSENSSNDTRDNVVPLMESIPANLHAYVETQPGGTAINATHAEEVERAFEDRGGVVVTYVSEPADVTDAIYDILSTEDQ; encoded by the coding sequence ATGGGACTGAGGGAGGACCTCGACCGGTTTCGCGAGGTCGGCGAGCGGCGCCGCGAGGATCTGAAGGAGTTCATCCGCTACGGCGATCTGGGGGGTAGCGGCCCGGACAGCATCCGCGTGCGCATCAAGGTCGTCGACCTCCCGGAGTTCGCCTACGACCCACGGGACCGCGGCGGTGTCGGGCAGGGACAGGACGGAACACCCGACGTCGGCCAGCCGGTCGGCCAGCCCCAGCCGGCCGACGACGAGGACGGCGACGAGGACGGCGACCCCGGCGAGGACGGCGCCGACCACGAGTATTACGAGATGGACCCCGAGGAGTTCGCCGAGGAACTCGACGAGGAACTCGGGCTCGACCTCGAACCGAAGGGGAAGGAAGTCGTCGAGGAAGTCGAGGGCGACTTCACGGAGCTGACGCGTGCGGGACCGAACAGTACGCTCGACTTCGAGCGCCTGTTCAAACAGGGGCTCAAACGAAAGCTAGCGATGGACTTCGACGAGGAGTTCGTCCGCGAGGCCATGCGCGTGGCAGGGGCCACGCCGGGCGAGGTGTTCCGGTGGTGCCGCGAGGAGAACGTCCTCGTCTCCCGGGCGTGGATCGAAGACCAGTGGGACTCGATCCCCGACGAGGAACGTGGCCGCTGGGAGAGCTTCGAGGCGATGGCTGAGCGTGTCGAGCGGACGACGACGCTCGAACGCATCCGCCGGGAGGGGCTTCGCGAGGTGCCGTTCCGCCGCGAGGACGAACGCTACCGTCACCCCGAGGTGATCGAGGAGACGGAGAAAAACGTCGTGGTGGTGAACATCCGCGACGTGTCCGGCAGCATGCGCGAACAGAAGCGGGAACTCGTCGAGCGGACGTTCACCCCGCTCGACTGGTATCTCACCGGCAAGTACGACCGCGCGGAGTTCGTCTACATCGCCCACGATGCCGAGGCGTGGGAAGTCGACCGGGAGGACTTCTTCGGCATCCGCTCGGGCGGCGGTACCCGCATCTCCGCGGCGTACGACCTCGCCGCGGAGATCCTGAACGAACGGTACCCCTGGACGGAGTGGAACCGATACGTCTTCGCCGCCGGCGACTCCGAGAACTCCAGCAACGATACCCGCGACAACGTCGTGCCGCTCATGGAGTCGATTCCGGCGAACCTGCACGCGTACGTGGAGACGCAACCGGGTGGGACGGCGATCAACGCTACCCACGCCGAGGAGGTGGAACGCGCGTTCGAGGACCGCGGCGGCGTCGTCGTCACCTACGTCTCCGAACCCGCGGACGTGACCGACGCCATCTACGACATCCTGAGCACGGAGGACCAATGA
- a CDS encoding SpoVR family protein yields MRDDRIDARKEASRLTEPVEEAANLARKLGLGPYPVNYWIVDHDEMNELIAYGGFQRRYPHWRWGMAYDRQRKQDQFGMGKAFEIVNNDNPAHAFLQESNSPADQKAVITHVEAHADFFANNEWFGLFGDGQGDDQSELDAAAMLERHAETIKGYVEDPEIDRDDVERFIDAVLCLEDTIDQHRAFARAGERRERDAPADLRERLDELDVSEDVRRQAFDDEWLDDLAESEQARARLENPHADVLAFLLEHGRQYDEESGKAVEFEPWQKDVLDILRTEAYYFAGQKMTKVMNEGWACVDPETPIFTEAGLIPMREVVEDRTAVSDGSDRRSVYDTNVIPDHDTVTIETRRGFELTGSDNHRIRCPDGSWVELGDLAPGDEIEISGGSGVWPNQYADIDWDSPECVTLDDVADAAGVSVWTVMRYRRLGRAEQSDAIERALERYDGAPRSEAASDPIRVPDEVTEDIGRFLGLLVGDGHVSTASNQVGFTADTKPKVDEFAGLAEELFGVSTTVSEDGSRWRCYVYSANLVRLLTDAFDATAGAADKAVPTKIRRSPKSVVAAFLQGLFDADGYAGDHGVILSRKSESVSETVQLLLTNFGILSRRREQTDGCYHVHLTGASAKRFDEEIGYSYPSKDVALRTYLDDLEWFETERWTDEIVDVSTSTGDVFDISVEETHRYAGAGFVNHNSYWESTMMSDEGFAEDDEFVTYADHMARVLGSPGLNPYKLGMELWQYVENVTNRREVVDHLLRVEGVTWRNFHDVIDFEAVADLLAPDPTIATITPETLDALDPADPRVDAAALDRALDGEIDVTRYPWKVLTTAGLAERHFSLCKPQNRGFLRRIRRSEVERLSRYMFDDAKYDSVADALADVDYTAGWTRMRELRESHNDVTFIDAFLSEEFVTENDYFTYEFSQATGDFRVASEDPEDIKKKLLLQFTNFGKPTVAVYDGNFDNRNELLLGHQYNGIDLDVEQAKRVLERTYDLWGRPVNLMTIVKEYDEHELEIARRRNREPTPSEVGKRIRYDGEQFGIHDLDPDLEERIAAADIDYDTKPADWLN; encoded by the coding sequence ATGAGAGACGATCGCATCGACGCACGGAAGGAAGCGAGCCGACTCACCGAACCGGTCGAGGAGGCGGCGAATCTGGCCCGGAAACTCGGCCTCGGTCCGTATCCGGTCAACTACTGGATCGTCGACCACGACGAGATGAACGAACTCATCGCCTACGGCGGATTCCAGCGACGCTACCCCCACTGGCGGTGGGGGATGGCCTACGACCGGCAGCGGAAACAGGACCAGTTCGGCATGGGGAAGGCGTTCGAAATCGTCAACAACGACAACCCCGCACACGCCTTCCTCCAGGAGTCGAACTCGCCCGCCGACCAGAAGGCGGTCATCACGCACGTCGAGGCCCACGCCGACTTCTTCGCCAACAACGAGTGGTTCGGCCTCTTCGGCGACGGCCAGGGCGACGATCAGTCGGAACTCGACGCCGCGGCCATGCTCGAACGTCACGCCGAGACGATCAAAGGCTACGTCGAGGACCCCGAAATCGACCGCGACGACGTCGAGCGATTCATCGACGCCGTGCTCTGTCTGGAAGACACTATCGACCAGCACCGCGCGTTCGCCCGCGCCGGCGAACGGCGGGAACGGGACGCTCCGGCCGACCTCCGGGAGCGACTGGACGAACTCGACGTCTCGGAGGACGTGCGCCGACAGGCGTTCGACGACGAGTGGCTGGACGACCTCGCCGAGTCGGAGCAAGCACGGGCGCGTCTGGAAAACCCCCACGCCGACGTACTCGCCTTCCTCCTCGAACACGGCCGGCAGTACGACGAGGAGTCGGGCAAAGCCGTGGAGTTCGAGCCGTGGCAGAAGGACGTCCTCGACATCCTTCGGACTGAAGCGTACTACTTCGCGGGGCAGAAGATGACGAAGGTGATGAACGAGGGGTGGGCCTGTGTGGATCCCGAGACGCCGATCTTCACGGAAGCGGGATTGATACCGATGCGCGAGGTCGTCGAGGACCGGACTGCGGTGTCGGACGGCAGCGACCGGCGATCGGTGTACGATACGAACGTCATCCCGGATCACGACACCGTCACGATCGAAACCCGCCGGGGGTTCGAGTTGACTGGCTCCGACAACCATCGGATTCGGTGCCCCGATGGTTCGTGGGTCGAACTCGGTGACTTAGCGCCCGGTGATGAGATCGAAATCAGCGGCGGTAGCGGCGTCTGGCCGAACCAGTACGCCGATATCGACTGGGACTCTCCCGAGTGCGTGACCCTCGACGACGTGGCGGATGCGGCCGGCGTCTCGGTGTGGACGGTGATGCGCTACCGGCGCCTCGGTCGTGCGGAGCAGAGTGACGCCATCGAGCGGGCGCTGGAACGATACGATGGCGCGCCACGGAGCGAAGCAGCGAGCGATCCGATCCGCGTACCCGACGAAGTGACCGAGGACATCGGACGGTTCCTCGGCTTACTCGTCGGAGATGGGCACGTTTCGACCGCATCGAACCAAGTGGGATTCACCGCGGACACGAAGCCGAAAGTCGACGAATTCGCCGGACTGGCCGAAGAACTGTTCGGCGTCTCCACGACGGTCAGCGAGGACGGTTCACGGTGGCGCTGTTACGTTTACTCGGCGAACCTCGTCCGCCTGCTCACCGACGCGTTCGACGCGACGGCGGGCGCGGCGGACAAAGCGGTTCCCACGAAGATCCGTCGGTCGCCGAAGTCGGTGGTCGCCGCGTTTCTGCAGGGGTTATTCGACGCCGACGGCTACGCGGGAGATCACGGTGTGATCCTGAGTAGGAAAAGCGAGTCCGTCAGTGAGACGGTCCAGTTACTGCTGACGAACTTCGGCATCCTCTCCCGGCGACGCGAGCAGACCGACGGCTGCTATCACGTCCACCTGACCGGGGCGTCCGCGAAGCGGTTCGACGAGGAAATCGGCTACAGCTACCCGTCGAAAGACGTAGCGCTGAGGACGTATCTGGACGATCTAGAGTGGTTCGAAACGGAACGGTGGACGGACGAAATCGTCGACGTGTCCACGAGTACGGGCGACGTGTTCGACATCTCGGTCGAGGAGACCCATCGATACGCCGGCGCCGGGTTCGTGAACCACAACTCGTACTGGGAGTCGACGATGATGAGCGACGAGGGCTTCGCCGAGGACGACGAGTTCGTCACCTACGCCGACCACATGGCCCGCGTCCTCGGGTCGCCCGGGCTCAACCCCTACAAACTCGGGATGGAACTCTGGCAGTACGTCGAGAACGTGACCAACCGCCGCGAAGTGGTCGATCACCTCCTCCGGGTCGAGGGAGTCACTTGGCGGAACTTCCACGACGTGATCGACTTCGAGGCCGTCGCCGACCTGCTGGCGCCCGATCCCACCATCGCGACGATCACCCCCGAGACGCTCGACGCCCTCGATCCGGCCGATCCGCGGGTGGACGCCGCGGCGCTGGATCGGGCGCTGGACGGCGAAATCGACGTGACGCGCTACCCGTGGAAGGTGCTCACGACCGCGGGACTGGCCGAGCGACACTTCTCGCTGTGCAAACCCCAGAACCGGGGGTTCCTGCGGCGCATCCGGCGCTCGGAAGTCGAACGGCTGTCGCGGTACATGTTCGACGACGCGAAGTACGACTCGGTGGCCGACGCGCTCGCCGACGTGGACTACACGGCTGGCTGGACGCGAATGCGCGAACTCCGGGAGAGTCACAACGACGTGACCTTCATCGACGCGTTCCTCTCCGAGGAGTTCGTGACCGAGAACGACTACTTCACCTACGAGTTCTCACAGGCGACCGGCGACTTCCGTGTCGCCTCGGAGGATCCCGAGGACATAAAGAAGAAACTCCTCCTGCAGTTCACCAACTTCGGGAAGCCGACCGTCGCCGTCTACGACGGCAACTTCGACAACCGGAACGAACTACTCCTGGGTCACCAGTACAACGGCATCGACCTCGATGTCGAACAGGCAAAGCGCGTACTCGAACGCACCTACGACCTCTGGGGGCGGCCGGTCAATCTCATGACCATCGTCAAGGAGTACGACGAGCACGAACTGGAGATCGCACGGCGACGAAACCGGGAGCCGACGCCCAGCGAAGTCGGCAAGCGCATCCGGTACGACGGCGAGCAGTTCGGGATCCACGACCTTGATCCGGATCTCGAAGAGCGGATCGCCGCCGCCGACATCGACTACGACACGAAGCCTGCGGACTGGCTGAACTAA
- a CDS encoding DUF7344 domain-containing protein: MAAQEHPERERSQPERLSKDTVFSILSNQRRRYVLSVLHRNSETVELRDLAERIAAWENDVTVADLDYKQRKRVYTSLHQTHLPKLDEAGIVEYDRDRGTITLADRASELDVYLADVGDRGVPWPDLYLGLSATALLFLVATWLDVFPFSSLPDLAVAGVIVVLFAVVAVVNSYLVRRGRIGGGTSIDVLGDAD, translated from the coding sequence ATGGCCGCACAAGAACACCCGGAACGTGAACGCTCACAGCCCGAGCGGCTGTCCAAAGACACCGTCTTCTCGATACTGAGCAATCAGCGTCGGCGGTACGTGCTCTCCGTTCTTCACCGGAACTCCGAGACGGTGGAACTCCGCGACCTCGCCGAGCGGATCGCCGCCTGGGAGAACGACGTGACGGTGGCCGACCTCGATTACAAACAGCGCAAGCGGGTGTACACGTCGCTTCACCAGACGCACCTGCCGAAACTCGACGAGGCCGGGATCGTCGAATACGACCGGGATCGGGGAACGATCACCCTGGCCGATCGGGCGTCCGAACTCGACGTGTATCTGGCGGATGTCGGCGACCGCGGCGTTCCGTGGCCCGATCTCTATCTCGGCCTCTCGGCGACGGCCCTGCTCTTTCTCGTGGCGACGTGGCTGGACGTGTTTCCCTTCTCTTCGCTGCCGGATCTGGCCGTCGCCGGCGTGATCGTCGTGCTCTTTGCCGTCGTCGCCGTCGTCAACTCGTATCTCGTGCGCCGTGGCCGGATCGGGGGCGGGACGTCCATCGATGTCCTCGGCGACGCGGATTAG
- a CDS encoding RidA family protein, whose translation MSEGEAVTRYAINPPGLKDARDIGYNHAIIDGGTFYMAGQVAMNADAEVVGDDIETQARKAYENVGILLDAIGKTFDDVAKVTTHIVDPADRYYDGYKSVYWETFTEPYPCHTVLGHEGLANEDYLVEIEVDVPITDADVEALDPDGESVRVV comes from the coding sequence GTGAGCGAAGGTGAGGCCGTGACCCGATACGCGATCAATCCACCCGGGCTCAAGGACGCCCGCGACATCGGCTACAATCACGCGATCATCGACGGGGGAACGTTCTACATGGCCGGGCAGGTCGCGATGAACGCCGACGCCGAGGTCGTCGGCGACGACATCGAGACCCAAGCACGGAAAGCATACGAGAACGTCGGGATCTTGCTCGACGCCATCGGCAAGACGTTCGACGACGTCGCGAAGGTCACGACACACATCGTCGACCCCGCCGATCGGTATTACGACGGCTACAAATCGGTCTACTGGGAGACGTTCACGGAGCCGTATCCGTGTCACACCGTCCTCGGACACGAGGGATTGGCCAACGAGGACTACCTGGTTGAGATCGAGGTCGACGTGCCGATCACCGACGCCGACGTCGAGGCCCTCGACCCCGACGGGGAGAGCGTCCGCGTGGTGTGA
- a CDS encoding helix-turn-helix domain-containing protein has product MYEATFQIDHTSPYADATDRCDAHVEMWCNQYCDLVYVSGTDVETPVETVRDTIGVQDLVRRDGEAILITDSCLLDSGDDLLEGYLRPHRCLSLPPLTYADGTLLARVLALEEERLTDVYHDISEDHHVTVKAKREIRSVVPDVPILMLDSALPSLSEGQQRALALAVESGYYEIPRETTTGEVAQAMGVSRRTFEEHLRRAENKIVKNLLEYLIA; this is encoded by the coding sequence ATGTACGAAGCCACATTTCAGATAGATCATACCAGTCCGTACGCGGACGCCACAGACCGGTGTGACGCCCACGTCGAGATGTGGTGCAACCAGTACTGCGATCTCGTCTACGTGAGCGGAACGGACGTCGAGACGCCGGTCGAGACCGTCCGGGACACGATCGGCGTTCAGGACCTCGTCCGCCGTGACGGAGAGGCGATCCTCATCACGGACTCCTGTCTCCTCGACTCGGGCGACGACCTGTTGGAGGGCTATCTCCGTCCGCACCGGTGTCTATCGCTCCCCCCGCTGACGTACGCCGACGGAACGCTCCTGGCCCGCGTCCTCGCACTCGAGGAGGAACGACTCACCGACGTGTATCACGACATCAGCGAGGACCACCACGTGACGGTCAAGGCCAAACGCGAGATCCGCTCGGTGGTTCCCGACGTCCCCATTCTGATGCTGGACTCGGCGCTCCCCTCGCTCTCCGAGGGACAACAACGGGCGCTGGCCCTGGCCGTCGAGTCGGGCTACTACGAGATCCCACGGGAGACGACGACCGGCGAGGTCGCCCAGGCGATGGGCGTCTCGCGGCGGACTTTCGAGGAACATCTCCGGCGTGCGGAGAACAAGATCGTCAAGAACCTGCTCGAGTATTTGATCGCGTAG